Proteins encoded together in one Pseudomonas arsenicoxydans window:
- a CDS encoding MFS transporter, with the protein MSEHVQPLDATLSVDTSPDTRKVIFASSLGTVFEWYDFFLYGALAAVISKQFFAGVNDTTAFIFALMAFAAGFIVRPFGALVFGRLGDMIGRKYTFLATIVLMGLATFCVGLLPTYASIGIAAPIILVLLRMLQGLALGGEYGGAATYVAEHAPIGKRGFHTSWIQSTATLGLLLSLLVVLGCRYFTGDQFEVWGWRIPFLFSIILLGISTWIRLSLHESPAFVKMKEEGKLCKSPLRDSFGKWENLKVVLIALFSINAGQAVTFYAAQFYVLFFLTQFLKMDPALANSLLIVSVIIGAPFFIFFGWLSDKVGRKPVLMIGLLLATALYFPIFKSIAHYANPAIDQASRQAPITVLADPATCTFQFDPVGKAKFDSPCDKVKTFLVKQGLPYTSEAAPAGSAVQVSVGDVKIDGYDEAALRGAVALGGYPSQADTQLVNKPMIVALIVALIIISAMCYGPLAALMVELFPTRIRYTSMSLPYHIGNGWFGGFLPTVSFALVVYTGDIFYGLWYPVVITAVSLVVGMICLRETKNVDLDKN; encoded by the coding sequence ATGTCAGAACATGTTCAGCCGCTGGACGCCACGCTTAGCGTCGACACCAGCCCCGACACCCGCAAAGTCATCTTCGCCTCGTCACTCGGGACGGTTTTCGAGTGGTACGACTTTTTCCTCTATGGCGCCCTCGCGGCGGTGATCAGCAAGCAGTTTTTTGCCGGGGTCAACGACACCACCGCGTTCATCTTTGCACTGATGGCGTTCGCCGCAGGCTTCATCGTCAGGCCCTTCGGCGCGTTGGTGTTCGGACGACTGGGGGACATGATCGGGCGTAAATACACGTTCCTCGCGACCATCGTCCTCATGGGCCTGGCGACCTTCTGCGTCGGGCTGCTGCCGACCTACGCCAGCATCGGCATTGCCGCGCCGATCATCCTGGTGTTGTTGCGCATGCTTCAGGGCTTGGCCCTGGGCGGTGAATATGGCGGCGCTGCCACGTATGTCGCCGAACACGCGCCAATCGGCAAACGCGGTTTTCACACCAGCTGGATTCAATCCACGGCCACCCTCGGCCTGTTGCTGTCACTGCTGGTGGTGCTCGGTTGCCGCTATTTCACCGGTGACCAGTTCGAAGTCTGGGGCTGGCGGATTCCGTTTCTGTTTTCGATCATTCTGCTGGGCATCTCGACCTGGATTCGCCTGAGCCTGCACGAATCGCCGGCCTTCGTGAAAATGAAAGAGGAAGGCAAGCTCTGCAAGTCGCCGCTGCGCGACTCCTTCGGCAAGTGGGAAAACCTCAAAGTCGTGCTGATCGCCCTGTTCAGCATCAACGCCGGGCAAGCGGTGACCTTCTATGCCGCGCAATTCTACGTACTGTTCTTCCTCACCCAATTCCTGAAAATGGACCCGGCCCTGGCCAACAGCCTGCTGATCGTCAGCGTGATCATCGGCGCGCCATTCTTCATCTTCTTTGGCTGGCTGTCGGACAAGGTCGGGCGCAAACCGGTGCTGATGATCGGCCTGCTGCTGGCCACTGCGCTGTACTTCCCGATTTTCAAATCCATCGCTCACTACGCCAACCCGGCCATCGACCAGGCCAGCCGCCAGGCACCGATCACCGTGCTGGCGGACCCGGCCACCTGCACCTTCCAGTTCGATCCGGTGGGCAAGGCGAAATTTGACAGCCCCTGCGACAAGGTCAAAACCTTCCTGGTGAAACAGGGCCTGCCTTACACCAGCGAAGCGGCCCCGGCCGGCAGCGCCGTGCAGGTGAGCGTCGGCGATGTGAAAATCGATGGCTACGATGAAGCGGCGCTGCGCGGTGCAGTGGCCCTGGGCGGGTATCCGTCACAAGCCGATACCCAGTTGGTCAACAAACCGATGATCGTGGCGCTGATCGTCGCGCTGATCATCATCTCCGCGATGTGCTACGGCCCGCTGGCGGCGCTGATGGTCGAACTGTTTCCGACGCGCATCCGCTACACCTCGATGTCCCTTCCCTACCACATCGGCAATGGCTGGTTCGGCGGGTTCCTGCCGACGGTGTCGTTCGCCCTGGTGGTGTACACCGGCGATATCTTCTACGGGCTGTGGTACCCGGTGGTGATCACTGCGGTGAGCCTGGTGGTGGGGATGATCTGTCTGCGTGAGACGAAAAACGTCGACCTCGATAAAAACTGA
- a CDS encoding GMC family oxidoreductase, with amino-acid sequence MQTSLDEFDYIVVGAGPAGCLLANRLSANPQHRVLLLEAGGRDNYAWIHIPVGYLFCIGNPRTDWCFKTEAQPGLQGRALSYPRGKVLGGCSSINGMIYMRGQAGDYDSWAADGNPGWSWNDVLPLFKKSENHFAGDSQFHGAAGEWRIERQRLSWPILDAFRSAAEQSGIASIDDFNQGDNEGCGYFQVNQKAGIRWNAAKAFLKPVRNRPNLTVLTDVDVDRVLLENGRASAVSARCQGQAKTFKARKEIVLCAGSVGSPSILQRSGIGPRPLLEKLGIGVAHELPGVGGNLQDHLQLRLIYKLENARTLNQIAGSVWGKMGMGLRYLYDRSGPLSMAPSQLGAFARSGPEQTSANLEYHVQPLSLERFGEPLHAFPAFTASVCDLRPQSRGRVEIRSANAQEAPLIQPNYLSHPEDLRVAADAIRLTRRIVAAPALQAFKPVEYLPGASLQTEEQLHEAAARIGTTIFHPVGTCRMGNDVDAVVDAELRVHGIPGLRIADASIMPRITSGNTCSPTLMIAEKAAQLILNPAVHTESVGAGLPAKAVDLQH; translated from the coding sequence ATGCAGACTTCCCTTGATGAATTCGACTACATCGTGGTTGGCGCCGGGCCGGCCGGTTGTTTGCTGGCCAATCGACTGTCGGCCAACCCGCAACACCGGGTGTTGCTGCTCGAAGCCGGTGGCCGCGATAACTATGCGTGGATTCACATCCCTGTGGGTTACCTGTTCTGCATCGGCAACCCGCGCACCGACTGGTGCTTCAAGACCGAAGCGCAACCGGGCCTGCAAGGTCGGGCCTTGAGTTACCCGCGCGGCAAAGTGCTGGGCGGCTGCTCCTCGATCAACGGCATGATCTACATGCGCGGCCAGGCAGGCGACTATGACAGCTGGGCTGCCGACGGCAATCCGGGCTGGAGCTGGAACGACGTCCTGCCGCTGTTCAAGAAAAGCGAAAACCATTTTGCCGGCGACTCGCAGTTTCACGGCGCTGCCGGGGAATGGCGGATCGAGCGTCAGCGGTTGTCGTGGCCGATTCTGGACGCGTTTCGCAGTGCCGCCGAGCAAAGCGGTATCGCCAGCATCGATGACTTCAACCAGGGCGATAACGAAGGTTGCGGTTATTTCCAGGTCAATCAAAAGGCCGGGATTCGCTGGAACGCGGCCAAGGCGTTTCTCAAACCGGTGCGCAACCGCCCAAACCTCACCGTATTGACCGACGTCGACGTTGATCGCGTGCTGCTGGAGAACGGCCGGGCATCGGCGGTCAGCGCGCGCTGCCAGGGTCAGGCGAAGACCTTCAAGGCACGCAAGGAAATCGTCCTGTGCGCTGGCTCCGTTGGCTCGCCGAGTATTCTGCAACGCTCCGGGATCGGCCCTCGCCCACTCCTGGAAAAACTCGGGATCGGCGTGGCCCATGAGCTGCCCGGCGTCGGCGGCAATCTGCAGGATCACCTGCAACTGCGGCTGATCTACAAACTGGAAAATGCGCGCACCCTGAACCAGATCGCCGGCAGTGTGTGGGGCAAGATGGGCATGGGCCTGCGTTACCTGTATGACCGCAGCGGCCCGCTGTCGATGGCGCCGAGTCAGCTCGGTGCGTTTGCCCGATCCGGGCCGGAGCAAACCTCGGCCAATCTCGAATACCACGTGCAGCCGCTGTCGCTGGAACGTTTCGGCGAGCCGTTGCATGCCTTCCCCGCGTTCACCGCATCGGTCTGCGATCTACGGCCGCAAAGCCGTGGCCGGGTGGAGATTCGCTCAGCCAATGCGCAGGAAGCACCACTGATCCAACCCAATTACCTGAGCCATCCGGAAGACTTGCGGGTCGCCGCCGACGCGATTCGCCTGACCCGGCGTATCGTCGCAGCCCCTGCCTTGCAGGCGTTCAAACCGGTGGAATACCTGCCCGGCGCCAGTTTGCAGACCGAAGAACAATTGCACGAAGCCGCAGCGCGGATTGGCACGACGATTTTCCATCCGGTGGGCACCTGCCGCATGGGCAACGACGTGGACGCGGTGGTCGACGCCGAGCTGCGGGTTCACGGGATTCCCGGCCTGCGCATCGCCGATGCCTCGATCATGCCGCGCATCACCTCGGGTAACACCTGTTCGCCTACGCTGATGATTGCCGAAAAGGCCGCACAGCTGATCCTCAACCCTGCTGTACACACCGAATCTGTTGGAGCGGGCTTGCCCGCGAAAGCGGTGGATCTTCAACATTGA
- a CDS encoding LysR family transcriptional regulator, with protein MFDWNDLRFFLELQRSGRLLTAARRLNTTHATVARHIEAIEKSLGTALFVQHAQGYELTPAGEALLKHAEAMENVALLAQEEITQSTAPLGKIRVGVTEGLGIMFLASRMNGLFERYPGLEVELVAVPRFVSILNREAEISIHLERPAADMLVTRKLTDYRLALYASQAYLDQAPPLNSREDLGRHAWIGYVDDLLFSQELMFLNSFCRNPRVVFHSTSVIAQQQAARSGLGIAVLPCYMASADPQLVPLLPDENILRSYWISTRRELHKSVRLRVLWDYVVALCEAEQALLLG; from the coding sequence ATGTTCGACTGGAATGACCTGCGGTTTTTTCTCGAATTGCAACGCAGCGGGCGTTTGCTCACCGCTGCCCGCCGCTTGAACACCACTCATGCCACCGTGGCCCGGCACATCGAAGCCATCGAAAAGAGCCTCGGCACGGCGTTGTTCGTCCAGCATGCCCAAGGCTATGAGCTGACCCCGGCAGGCGAAGCGTTGCTCAAACATGCTGAAGCCATGGAAAACGTCGCGTTGCTGGCGCAGGAGGAAATCACCCAGTCCACCGCACCGCTGGGCAAGATCCGCGTTGGCGTGACGGAAGGGCTGGGAATCATGTTTCTCGCCAGCCGCATGAACGGGCTGTTCGAACGTTATCCAGGGCTGGAAGTGGAACTGGTGGCGGTGCCGCGCTTTGTCAGCATCCTCAACCGCGAAGCCGAGATCAGCATCCACCTCGAACGCCCGGCCGCCGACATGCTGGTCACGCGCAAACTCACCGACTATCGACTGGCGCTGTATGCCAGCCAGGCCTACCTCGACCAGGCACCCCCGCTGAACAGCCGAGAAGACCTGGGTCGCCACGCCTGGATCGGCTATGTCGACGATTTGCTGTTCAGCCAGGAACTGATGTTCCTCAACAGCTTTTGCCGCAATCCGCGCGTGGTGTTTCACAGCACCAGCGTCATCGCCCAGCAACAGGCAGCGCGCTCGGGACTGGGGATCGCGGTGTTGCCCTGCTATATGGCCAGTGCCGATCCGCAGCTGGTGCCGCTGCTGCCGGATGAAAACATCCTGCGCAGCTACTGGATAAGCACCCGACGCGAGCTGCACAAATCGGTCAGGCTGCGGGTGCTGTGGGATTACGTGGTGGCGTTGTGTGAGGCGGAGCAGGCGCTGTTATTGGGATAG
- a CDS encoding amidohydrolase family protein — protein MTQLQDILIKNPAAVMTGVRGPRARAGNVDIRIVNGRIAEMAAGLVARPGERVIDARDSVVYPGWINTHHHLFQNLLKAVPEGMNQDLQGWLASVPYPRLNRFTPQLAQIAARLGMAELLLSGVTTCADHHYLYHANGTTETGDLLFDTAETFGMRFVLCRGGALESASAHPGFSKTALQPETLDQMVGDIERLKSLYHQDTPDAMRRVVVAPTTPTFSLPPTLLRELAHTARGLGLRLHTHLSETQNYVNFCREKYNCLPVEFVAEHEWLGPDVWFAHAVHLQPAEIRMLAQTGTGISHCPVSNARLGSGIAPVPQMQEAGVPISLGVDGVASNESGSMVGEAHTAWLIHRAEQGASATTAEEVIHWGAAGGAQVLGLGSVGTLEIGQAADLVIYGLDHPRFFGFHDVAIAPVVAGEPIAVRYSMIGGRLVVDDGVIPGLDLERMRAEAWEGVQQLMHVVD, from the coding sequence ATGACTCAACTTCAAGACATCCTGATCAAAAACCCGGCGGCGGTGATGACCGGTGTGCGCGGTCCGCGAGCCCGGGCCGGTAACGTAGACATCCGCATCGTCAACGGCCGTATCGCTGAAATGGCCGCGGGCCTGGTGGCGCGCCCCGGCGAACGAGTGATTGATGCCCGCGACTCGGTCGTCTACCCAGGCTGGATCAATACCCATCACCACCTGTTTCAAAACCTGCTTAAAGCCGTGCCCGAAGGCATGAATCAAGACTTGCAAGGCTGGCTGGCCAGCGTGCCTTACCCGCGCCTCAACCGTTTTACCCCACAACTGGCGCAGATCGCCGCACGCCTGGGCATGGCCGAGCTGCTGTTGTCGGGGGTGACGACCTGCGCCGATCACCATTACCTGTATCACGCCAACGGCACCACCGAGACCGGCGACCTGCTGTTCGACACCGCAGAGACGTTCGGCATGCGCTTTGTACTGTGTCGCGGCGGCGCACTGGAATCCGCCAGCGCTCATCCGGGATTCTCCAAAACGGCGCTGCAACCGGAGACGCTTGATCAGATGGTCGGCGACATCGAACGGCTCAAATCGCTGTATCACCAAGACACCCCGGATGCGATGCGTCGCGTGGTGGTCGCGCCGACGACACCGACCTTCTCCCTGCCGCCGACCTTGCTGCGAGAGCTTGCCCACACCGCCCGTGGTCTCGGTTTGCGCTTGCACACGCACCTCTCGGAAACGCAAAACTACGTCAATTTCTGCCGCGAAAAATACAACTGCCTGCCGGTGGAGTTCGTCGCCGAGCATGAATGGCTCGGCCCGGATGTCTGGTTCGCCCACGCGGTGCATTTGCAACCGGCGGAAATCCGCATGCTCGCGCAAACCGGCACCGGCATTTCACATTGCCCGGTGAGCAACGCACGGTTGGGCAGCGGCATCGCGCCGGTGCCACAAATGCAGGAGGCCGGGGTGCCGATATCGCTTGGGGTCGATGGCGTAGCGTCGAACGAGTCCGGGAGTATGGTCGGTGAGGCGCACACGGCATGGTTGATTCATCGGGCTGAACAAGGGGCTTCAGCCACCACCGCCGAAGAGGTGATTCATTGGGGCGCGGCCGGCGGCGCGCAGGTGTTGGGACTAGGCTCGGTCGGAACGCTGGAAATTGGCCAGGCGGCGGACCTGGTGATCTATGGTCTCGATCATCCACGGTTCTTCGGCTTCCATGATGTCGCGATTGCACCTGTAGTCGCGGGAGAGCCGATTGCCGTGCGCTACAGCATGATCGGCGGGCGACTGGTGGTCGACGACGGGGTGATTCCGGGACTGGATCTGGAACGCATGCGCGCTGAAGCGTGGGAGGGGGTGCAACAGTTGATGCATGTCGTCGACTGA